TAAAAGAGGAGAACATGAATGAAACTAACGCGCCCAGTTAGTCGAGGAAATCTTGAAAAAGCCCTCATGGGCGGTGCTGTGATACTCAGCGCCTATATCATGAAAATGGGAATCGATGCAGCCTATGAGAAAGTCATCGGCAGCACTGCTCCGCGAAATCCGAAAGAAGAGAACGTCACCTGGCGCAGAGCGCTGCTCTGGTCAGCCGCCACCGGAGCACTCCTCGGTGCAGCGAAAGTTGCCCTCCGCCCAAAAATCGACAGTGGAGTAAGAAAACTGCTTTCCGACTGACTTCGCATCCGACATATTGCTGCAAAGCTTATTTATAGTGGTTCAGAACCATGAGGTGAAAACATGTCGACATCGCCCCAAGAACAAGCACAGGAAAAATTGGTATGGATGGCGCGTCTCGGCTACTGTACCCGAGGTGTCGTTTATATTGTCGTTGGGGCACTCGCGCTTCTAGCCGCACTTGGAAAAGGAGGAAAGACCTCCGGCACCAAAGGTGCTCTGCAATCCGTCATGTCCACTCCCTTGGGAGATATAATGATCGGAATCATAGCTTTCGGTCTCTTCAGTTATGCCCTTTGGCGCTTTGTCCAGGCCATCAAGGATGTCGATGGTCATGGTACGGACCCAAAAGGACTTGCCATCCGCGGTGGTTTGTTGGTCAGTGCCGTTACCCACACTTTGCTGGGTGTATACGCCCTAAACATGCTGTTTGGTTCCGGTGGCGGCAACGGTGGCGGCAACGGTGGCGGCGGGTCCAAGGGAATGGCGGCAATGCTCATGCAGCAACCATGGGGGCGGTGGCTGGTGGGGATAGTGGCGTTGTGCATTCTCGGTGCGGGCATCGCTCATGCGCTGAAGGCATTAAAAGAGAAATACAAGAAATATTTCGCCATGGATAGCAGCCTCATGGAAAAGGTAAGCCCCATAATAAAATTCGGCCTGATCGCCCGAGCCGTTGTCTTTGCCATCATAGCCTTTTTCCTTGCCTATGCAGCCTGGACCTACGACCCGCAAAAGGCCAAAGGTCTTGATGCCGCCCTTGAATTCATTCAGCAACAAGCCTATGGGAGCATATTACTTGGTGTGGTCGCCCTTGGCCTCTTCGCCTTCGGGACCTACAGCTTTCTGGAAGGAATCTATAGACGAATACATCCGTGATATGGAGTATGTAAATTTTTTGGCAAGGTATTGAAAAATCAGTATCCGTTAACTCTCGAACATCTCATTGCGAATCCACTCCATAGCTCTATTGTCTCCTTCGCTGAAAGAATCCATATGCATGCGAATTGCAAAAAAACTTAAATTTTACCTGAACAAAAAGATAGTTAAGCAACAATCATGAAACAAGGGTCTAAAATAGAATCTCTGAAATGCAACCGGGTATTCTACCTTAAAGCTCCTGCTGAACTTTCATCACCTACAGCTATTGACTCACGCCAGAATGATTGTCTTTTGAGCTTATCATTCATTAATTCAAGATCAACCCACTCTCCATGCATCTGGCGGAAATGCTTCTGGTCCTGTATGCAAAAAAGGTCCAATAAGGGCTTGCCGATTAACAATACCGTCTGGGACGGTGTCTGGAGGTTATAAAAAAAACGCGTGAGATTAAGCCAAACGCATCCCCTACTCCAACTCCCATTATTTTGGTAGAGCAGTTCAAGATTTAGCACAATACGTGCCGCGAACACTAATATGGGGATTGTCCACGACAGTGATCCGAGCCGGGCATTTCTCAGGGGTGGCGACTGTATCGTCGCTTTCCAGCAGACGCGGCATCATTGCTCATCCAGGCCGAACCCCATTTTTCTCTACATTCCGTTCCCACGGTGCCCCTGCCCTGGACCTCTCCAGGCTAAGAACCAGATTGCATCAAGAAGACTCCATAATTATCATATTGCTAGTCGATAGATAAACATGTTCAGCAAGCTGTGCCCATTGGACCATCACGATCAACCCAAGGAAAAATTCCGAAGAGTATTATCATGTTTTTAACAGCAGACAACACATTATGGGAAAAGATACCCGCCAAAATAAGGAAGCGTGTGTTGTGGGGAATATGGTTTGTCACCTGGATTGGTTTGCTTGCCGGTTTATGGGAACGTGGATTATGGCAATATGTGGTTTTCCTTTCGGCGGCACATGCTTTGCTGGTTCTCTTGCTGCATGGCCTGCATGTTTCTGCATTTCCCGTTCAGGTTCGCCTGGCGTATTTTGTCTGGGTGGCAATTGGAACCTATGTTCCATTCATGGAAATATTGATGTATATTACCATAGCCGGGTTAGCCGCCAATCTGTTTTTAGGCTACTGTCCTTTAGCACGGATGCTGTATCTTCTGCCGTGGAATAAAAAAGAGCCATTTTCTCTGGATCTTCTCAAACGCGTATTCCTGTCGCCACCTGTGGCCGGAAAATTCACACCCCCGCCTACCGGAAAATAAAGGTTACTAAAAGTTGCCTTGCTCTGGCCGTTGCCGTATCACGCAATTTTTAGTATTTCTGCTTTTCAGGTAACCGGTCCTGAGCGTGATAATAGACTCAGTGCGGTCACTGTGATTAAGATCAGCACCATGCCGAAAATTTGCGGACCGACCAGGCTTTCATGTAAAACCACGACGCCGAACAGCGACGCGGTAACCGGTTCGACCATTGCCACGATTGAGGCTACGGCCGGCGCGGTATGATTCAGCCCCATGACATAAAGAATGAACGACACTCCCGCGCCAAGCACACCTAGTCCGGTGAACAGCTGCCAATCCGGTGTACTCAGGGCTGCAACGGTCTGGCTGGCATCGCCCGGCCAGATAAGGATGGCGGCAACTAGCGCAAACGAAATTGAGAGAATCGCCTGCGGGCTCCCGTGCGGCGCAGCATATTTGAAACCAAAAATGAATACCGCGTAGGACAGCCCGGCAAGCAGTCCGGCAGCCACACCGAGAAGCGTTACACCGCTCGCACTGGTGTCGTAAATCTGTGTGAGCAAAGCGATGCCAACCATCACCACTGTAATCGCAAACCACTTCAGCGCGCTGGGCCTTTCAAGCTTTAGTGCGAATGACACCAGATACACGAACACTGGCGCGCAGTACATCAATGTAGCTGCGACCGCGACACTGCCCTCCGCAATGCTCACGAAATAGAACGCGAAGTTGCCGGCTACGCCGAGGCCGGCAATCGTCGACCAGAACCATAATCGACGACTTGCCAACCCGCTGCAGCGCGGGCGAAGCATCAGCCAGACGAGAACGAACAACAGCCCGATCACACCCCGGTAGAACGACACCACGAAAGCATCCCAGCCGTTGCCGATGAGAATTCCGCCGATTCCGCCTGATACCCCCCATAAAAGAGCCGCCAGCGCCACGAAAGCTGTACTCACGCCCTGCATTCGACCTCCTTTTTTCAGTATCCAATCAAAATGCTTATGGCTGCGATAAATGGCCTTACTCTCGTTGAAACGGGTACAATTGCGGCCACCTCCGACCCCAGTTGACTCATATGGAGCCATTCAGAATCGGTAATTTTGGTCTTTGGTTTTGCCCCATTTATTCAGAAAGTATATACTGTTTTCTTTGTAGACAATCCGGCAATGCGAGGATAGAACAGAATGAAGGGGGAGGACGAATCATGTTTTTACCTTTTTTTCGGGAAATAATTCTCCACGCCAGGGAAATCCGTCCTTATTTGTTGACGGTTCTTGCCTTTTTCGCGGCCGGTGCGAGTGTTGGATTTTTTCGGCCCATGCTTTTTCCCAACTCTTTCAGCTATCTGGCCGAAGTGGCCGATTTTTTAAAAAACAGCACTATTCCCACCATAGTGATCTTCCTGTTTATGAAAAACGCTCTGGCTTCCTTCCTGGTCCTGTGGACGGGAATCCTGCTGGGGGTCTTCCCCCTTTATGCCGCCGCTCAGAACGGATACTTGCTGGGGGCCGTCTTATCATTGCAGGAGAACCCCCTCATCAGCGTCCTCAACATCCTCCCTCACGGAATATTCGAACTCCCCGCTTTTTTCCTGGCATGCGGTATTGGTCTGTGGCGAGGCTTTTGGTTATTCAGGAAAAACAAAGAGGAGACCTACGGGGAGAGGGCTAAAAAAGGCTATTTCATCTTTTTCCATCTGGTCCTGCCCCTTTTGGTGATAGCCGCCATCATCGAAGGAGTACGTATCGGCCTGGCATGAGGTTTCGCTCACGATTTGGGCCCACAACCGCAGTTAAAAGAGGCATAAAAGATCCGAAAGGGAAATCCCATACTCGACGTCAACGGCTTCAGAGCATTGCTTGACTATCTCGACCGACCCTGGCAGGGCTACAGGAAAGTGCGCAAAGGGGTGATGAAGCGGTTGCGCCGCCATATGGAAGAGATTGGCTGTGCCACCATTGACTGCTATATCGACTTCCTGGAACGAGATCCCGGTGCCATGCAGATCTGCCAGGCCCATCTGCGGGTCACCATCAGCAGATTCTTCCGTGACCGTCAGGTATGGCAGCACCTCGAACATCGCCTGCTCAAGGAACTTGCACTCCGTTTTCCCGCAGGGCTGTCGGCCTGGTCAGCTGGCTGCGCCTGCGGTGAGGAAACCTACAGCCTCGCTATCCTCCGGCACAGGCTGGGATTGACGGGATCCCTGCAAATACTCGCAAGCGATGCCGAGCCGGTCTGCCTCGAGCGTGCCCGCCACGGTATCTATCAGAAAAGCGGCCTCAAGGAGCTCTCGACGGAAGATATTGAGTCTTCCTTCAGCAGGATAGGGAAAGACTCCTTTGCCATCCGCATTCATTACAAGGAAAACATCGTCTGGCGGAAGCACGATCTGATCGAGGAGCCTCCAGCAAAGAGGTTCCATATCATCCTGCTGCGCAATAATCTCCTCACCTATTACCGCGAGCCCCTGCTCGATCCTGCCATTGGTCGCATCGTCCAGACCCTGGCGCCGGGTGGCCTTTTCATCGTCGGTGCCCATGAATGGCTGCCGGCATCGGCTGTCAGCCTCGTCCGTGACAAACAGTGCCCCTTCATCTACCACCTCCCGTCTTGGTAAAATGGACCAGTTCATCTTAGAATCAGCCACATTTTTTTGAGGCGCATGATACAATAGAATACCGTTTGGAGGTGTCTGGATTTCGTTGTAATGCCATAAGCTGAAGGATTTCGAACCACACCCGCTCTCACCATAGTGAGATCTATATATACAAGACATTTTGCCAAATGTTGATCAGCCTGAACTGCTGTTGGATGATATCTATCTTCCCAGAATGCACCCTTTCTGTTCTTGCGAATGTTGTACTCTTGAGCAGTCCTGCCAGCTATCAATTGAAGTCTTTTGGGGATAACGTCCTCTCCGGTGTCAACGACGAGCATATGAATGTGATTGGAAGTAGCAATGTAATTAAGATTATTCAACCGTTTATACCATTGGTATTTCTTCAGACTTATCATACGCTTGACTCATTACAGACAGGTCTTTCGGACATTCGGTATCAGGTTTAACGTTGGCAAGGGAGAATTCAACTTGAGCGCCAGACACAATATCCGCTTTCTGACAGGTCCATCTGATTACAGAGAGTTTTTACAGGATAATGGAGCCGAAGTTCCTCGATTA
This Desulfopila inferna DNA region includes the following protein-coding sequences:
- a CDS encoding DUF1206 domain-containing protein — protein: MSTSPQEQAQEKLVWMARLGYCTRGVVYIVVGALALLAALGKGGKTSGTKGALQSVMSTPLGDIMIGIIAFGLFSYALWRFVQAIKDVDGHGTDPKGLAIRGGLLVSAVTHTLLGVYALNMLFGSGGGNGGGNGGGGSKGMAAMLMQQPWGRWLVGIVALCILGAGIAHALKALKEKYKKYFAMDSSLMEKVSPIIKFGLIARAVVFAIIAFFLAYAAWTYDPQKAKGLDAALEFIQQQAYGSILLGVVALGLFAFGTYSFLEGIYRRIHP
- a CDS encoding DMT family transporter → MQGVSTAFVALAALLWGVSGGIGGILIGNGWDAFVVSFYRGVIGLLFVLVWLMLRPRCSGLASRRLWFWSTIAGLGVAGNFAFYFVSIAEGSVAVAATLMYCAPVFVYLVSFALKLERPSALKWFAITVVMVGIALLTQIYDTSASGVTLLGVAAGLLAGLSYAVFIFGFKYAAPHGSPQAILSISFALVAAILIWPGDASQTVAALSTPDWQLFTGLGVLGAGVSFILYVMGLNHTAPAVASIVAMVEPVTASLFGVVVLHESLVGPQIFGMVLILITVTALSLLSRSGPVT
- a CDS encoding CheR family methyltransferase, with protein sequence MLDYLDRPWQGYRKVRKGVMKRLRRHMEEIGCATIDCYIDFLERDPGAMQICQAHLRVTISRFFRDRQVWQHLEHRLLKELALRFPAGLSAWSAGCACGEETYSLAILRHRLGLTGSLQILASDAEPVCLERARHGIYQKSGLKELSTEDIESSFSRIGKDSFAIRIHYKENIVWRKHDLIEEPPAKRFHIILLRNNLLTYYREPLLDPAIGRIVQTLAPGGLFIVGAHEWLPASAVSLVRDKQCPFIYHLPSW
- a CDS encoding stage II sporulation protein M gives rise to the protein MFLPFFREIILHAREIRPYLLTVLAFFAAGASVGFFRPMLFPNSFSYLAEVADFLKNSTIPTIVIFLFMKNALASFLVLWTGILLGVFPLYAAAQNGYLLGAVLSLQENPLISVLNILPHGIFELPAFFLACGIGLWRGFWLFRKNKEETYGERAKKGYFIFFHLVLPLLVIAAIIEGVRIGLA
- a CDS encoding DUF4235 domain-containing protein, whose amino-acid sequence is MKLTRPVSRGNLEKALMGGAVILSAYIMKMGIDAAYEKVIGSTAPRNPKEENVTWRRALLWSAATGALLGAAKVALRPKIDSGVRKLLSD